One part of the Cytobacillus sp. IB215665 genome encodes these proteins:
- a CDS encoding Flp pilus assembly protein CpaB translates to MKLSTLAKKRILAGVGAVVVVTAFYFYNDAAVEQKISPVKVVFAKTDIPPHTQITEEMVFEKVVPGQAIPPNALSEVQQVIGKWTVDGYGVAKNSLVYNGKILDTGDMPDAAILNLEDGEYAFPLLVDLETSSGNAIRPNSYVDLYFVTIQDKKPLTGKLYERIRISTVKDSKTQNVFGAENYTESAGTSQLQSSQVASSSNNPSALAKLYTLAVTEEQLDLLTKAKVMGNIIPVANSDSYNDSVEGEYKLDKSMQEIHDYIETNSYDQKLTELENSVEQASFKVGDQSVDTNSEPVETEDSAVNNEDETVKGG, encoded by the coding sequence ATGAAATTAAGTACACTTGCAAAAAAACGTATACTCGCTGGAGTAGGTGCTGTCGTAGTGGTGACAGCATTTTATTTTTACAATGATGCAGCCGTTGAACAAAAAATTTCACCAGTTAAAGTTGTTTTCGCTAAAACAGATATACCACCGCATACCCAAATCACAGAAGAAATGGTATTCGAAAAAGTAGTACCTGGTCAAGCGATTCCACCAAATGCTTTATCAGAGGTACAGCAAGTCATCGGAAAATGGACTGTAGATGGATATGGAGTAGCTAAAAACTCACTTGTATACAATGGGAAAATACTAGATACAGGAGATATGCCAGATGCTGCGATATTAAATTTAGAGGACGGGGAGTATGCGTTCCCTTTGCTTGTAGATCTTGAAACTAGCTCTGGTAATGCCATAAGACCAAATTCATATGTAGATCTTTATTTTGTTACGATACAAGATAAAAAACCGTTGACTGGTAAGCTGTATGAACGGATTAGGATTTCAACTGTAAAAGATTCAAAGACTCAAAATGTATTTGGGGCTGAAAATTATACAGAGTCAGCAGGAACCTCCCAACTACAAAGTAGTCAAGTTGCAAGCTCATCAAATAATCCGAGTGCTCTAGCTAAACTTTATACTCTAGCGGTAACTGAAGAACAGCTCGACCTTCTTACAAAGGCAAAAGTAATGGGTAATATTATTCCAGTCGCAAACAGTGATAGCTATAACGACTCTGTTGAAGGGGAGTACAAGTTAGATAAATCAATGCAAGAGATTCATGATTATATCGAAACAAATTCATATGATCAGAAATTGACTGAATTAGAAAATTCAGTTGAACAAGCATCCTTTAAAGTGGGAGATCAATCTGTGGACACAAATAGCGAGCCTGTAGAAACAGAAGATTCAGCTGTAAATAATGAAGATGAAACAGTGAAAGGTGG
- a CDS encoding DUF5411 family protein: protein MESTPKLWFFIIIGSLFVFFLIDVSYQMFLSDDVKKSLENSIKGGVQQSINKGTLRVEEVMTIDSERFIEFQQSLYTNNQSVRNAEERTYFHATSEFPPMVTLHSAGASESSFKKAFDEDPIVTTNKKEIAIMEKIK, encoded by the coding sequence ATGGAATCAACTCCAAAGCTTTGGTTTTTTATCATAATCGGATCATTATTTGTCTTTTTCTTGATAGATGTAAGTTATCAGATGTTTTTAAGTGATGATGTGAAAAAATCACTAGAAAATTCAATTAAAGGTGGCGTACAGCAATCAATTAATAAAGGTACATTAAGGGTGGAAGAAGTCATGACGATTGATAGTGAACGTTTCATTGAATTCCAACAATCCCTATATACAAATAATCAAAGTGTGAGGAATGCAGAAGAAAGAACATATTTTCATGCTACTTCAGAGTTTCCTCCTATGGTCACTCTACATTCAGCAGGAGCATCAGAAAGCTCCTTTAAAAAAGCTTTTGATGAAGATCCTATTGTCACAACTAACAAAAAAGAAATAGCAATAATGGAAAAAATCAAGTAA